One Helicoverpa zea isolate HzStark_Cry1AcR chromosome 11, ilHelZeax1.1, whole genome shotgun sequence genomic window carries:
- the LOC124634617 gene encoding pyrroline-5-carboxylate reductase 3-like, which yields MEFNLGFIGGGNMSTAIVKGILKSGVHNPSKIWVSGPNIENLIHWSVMGANVTSKNGEVYDNCDIIFLGVKVTKLHDALKGIQMHANSTDKQVVFVSMLPGMQIKELHKNIKTYLNSDVHNVIRIMPNTPMTVGAGICLYTPDSKVSAQQCSLLEKLVGGSALCEKIPEDLMDSLGALTACAPAYMYVVIEALADGAVKQGVPRAMALRHAAQMVVGSGQMVLQSGKHPGLLKDEVCSPGGSTICGIAELEKGGLRATLIKAIEASTIKNKELGQ from the exons atggaatTCAATTTGGGTTTCATTGGTGGTGGTAATATGTCTACAGCGATTGTGAAAGGAATCCTCAAAAGTG GAGTCCACAACCCATCCAAGATTTGGGTCTCAGGCCCAAATATTGAAAATCTAATACACTGgagtgttatgggtgctaatgttacttccaaaaatggagAGGTGTATGACAACTGCGATATTATTTTCCTTGGTGTGAAAGTAACTAAGTTACATGATGCCCTCAAAGGTATTCAGATGCATGCGAACTCAACAGACAAACAAGTCGTGTTTGTGTCTATGTTGCCTGGGATGCAAATAAAAGAACTTCATAAG aacaTCAAAACATACTTGAACAGTGATGTACATAACGTGATAAGAataatgcccaacactccgatgaCAGTTGGAGCTGGCATATGCTTATACACACCTGACTCTAAAGTCAGTGCTCAGCAATGTTCACTACTAGAAAAACTTGTGGGTGGTTCTGCACTTTGTGAGAAGATTCCAGAAGATTTGATGGACTCCTTGGGTGCATTAACTGCTTGTGCGCCAGCTTAT ATGTATGTTGTGATTGAGGCGTTGGCAGATGGGGCCGTGAAGCAAGGGGTGCCAAGAGCAATGGCGTTACGTCACGCTGCACAGATGGTTGTTGGCAGTGGCCAGATGGTGTTACAATCTGGAAAACACCCTGGACTACTGAAGGATGAAGTTTGTTCACCTGGTGGATCCACAATATGCGGTATCGCTGAACTTGAAAAGGGTGGATTacg GGCAACATTAATCAAAGCAATTGAAGCTTCGACCATCAAGAATAAAGAACTTGGACAATAG
- the LOC124634637 gene encoding lysozyme-like, which yields MTRAILFIVILCFVSKSFGKTFSECDLVRELRKQGFPEHQLRDWMCLIEAESNRRTHVVGGSNSDGSHDFGLFQINDRYWCNNGEHPGKECNIRCKDLLLDDITIASQCTKKIFGVHGFNAWVAWVNKCKGKNLRPLPC from the exons ATGACGCGAGCCAttctatttattgtaattttatgttttgtttcaaaATCTTTTGGCAAAACATTTTCAGAATGTGATTTGGTCCGGGAATTGAGGAAACAAGGTTTCCCTGAACATCAACTAAGAGACT GGATGTGCCTGATTGAAGCGGAGAGTAATAGGCGTACCCACGTAGTTGGTGGTTCTAACTCAGATGGGTCACACGACTTTGGactatttcaaataaatgatcGCTACTGGTGCAACAATGGCGAACACCCTGGCAAGGAATGCAACATACGTTGCAAAG ATCTCCTGTTGGACGACATCACAATAGCTTCGCAGTGTACTAAGAAAATATTTGGTGTCCATGGTTTCAACGCTTGGGTCGCGTGGGTCAACAAATGCAAAGGGAAAAACCTCCGTCCACTTCCCTGTTAA